CATTGCATGCTGTGGATCAGTGTCTGAATATCCccataaaatgttcttttttaattcatattgGTAGATCCTGCTAAAAGACAAGATTAGCTTGAGATAAAATACCTTCCTGGCAAAAGCTTGCTTTCTTAGCACACCTTGTATGGAAGATCTTACCTCTCTACTGCAGCCGGTGTGATGGCAGAGTTGGTCTTGTCTTTTGTGTCAACTGTAATAATTTAAAGCTACCTAGAAGTGTTTAACTGACTTGGATACATGGTAACTAGCTCCACTTTGTAGCAGAACATTGACAGGACTCTGGGTCTCACTTCCAGCCTTAGCTTATATACTTGTGAGGGAGAATACTGTGGACTTTAGCTCCCAAACCAGGAAATGGACTGGAGTCATGAAGTAAGACATTGCTTCATGTTACTTTGGGGTTCTGAGCAAATGCTGCTGGTCATCAGTCCTGGTTCAGGCATCTCTTCATTTCCATCCCGATTTGTAAAAATGTCACTGCTGTGTTCTGATACTTACAGTTTTCTTAAGTGTAAGTTagaaatgtttcaaaacttGTAATTCATTAACTCATTAGTTTGTGTGGCAAGTGAGAAGAGATCTAGCGATGttaatgctgcttttatttttctccattgtgattttgtgaaattacAGAACTATGAAGTATTTCAGGTTGCTTAGGAGGCTTTAATCTTTCAGTTTTAGTCAGTGCTAGTCTTTATGAATATTGGAAGTGAGATTTCACTGATCTGGTAAGAGGATGAAGGTTCATTGTATACACTAGAGATAATACTTTCAATTTGCTGCTTAGTTGCTTTAAAatgatgttaattttttaaaagaaataaataatgcatgtaccttttattatttttgtttgttttttgtttgtttgtttgtttgttttccagtaggAAACAGTTAATAGTAACCATCACAGAACTTATTTCAGGGTTTCCCAGCATGAGTTCTAGATGCAACTGCAAACTTCTGATTTCAAAACCAGATCATTTGTTGAGGGGTTTGTCTTAACAAATGTCTGGTTATGGCCAGTTACTTGAAAGATGTTGTGATTTCTGAGTCCGGGTAAGGAAGCAGGAGAGTTGTGGTTGGACCGGGCCATCATTTTAAACATTGATAAAAGTAGAGAGACTTGATGTCATGGCTGGACAAGTCCTTATATACATTATTGTATTATAGGTATAAATTATGTCTATTCATACATTCATTTTACATTGGGAAATGTGTTACATATGTAGTGTGACAAGCCATGCTTAatgtttttgtgctttttcaaaTGCTTATGCTGTGAGGATTTTTTTAGGATCTTAACTCTCTGTATGCAAGTTGCAAGTCTGGAGTAGAGCTTGCAGTAAAAATGAGATTCCCACGTTAACAGCGTGCCAAGGTGCTGGCTTTGCATTAAACTGTAGTGGGTGCGATAACTTTAGGGTGGCAGGGCAAGGAGTGAGGGTAGATAGCACCTACCATTTCAAAGACTGACTGACTCCATTTAGAGTTTTAAGATTTTGAGGAAAATGGGAACCAAGGGGTTGCAGTGGACAGAAGCAAGAGTTGGCAAATACCTGCAGGATATTGGtgagaagcagcattttgtgCTGGCAGAACTCATAAGCAACTATTTGGGCTAATTGCCAGCGGAGCTCTGTTTTGCCACTCTCTTTTAATACTGTCTTCTTTTAGTCTCGTGATTATGTTCTACATATAGCTTACCATATGGTGACAGGGCTCCAGAAGGGTTTCTGTGTAGCTATGCCGACAGTAATGCGCTCTTGACGCTGCGGTGCAGTGTCGTGCTGTTAAAGACACACCTTCAGTCGTGTTCTAGGCTTTCGCATAAACTGGTGGAAAAAAGGAATGCGGCTGTATTGCAGTCGAGAGCCTAATTAATTGAAATACTAAATTGCATACTGGAAACTGAGGAGATTTTAAGCCTTTGCAAGTGCTGTTTAGCCTTATTTTTATAGCCCGAGAGGCAGAACCAGATCTGTCACTTGCTGGCACAGCAAAGGGAAGATTGTTCTGGGAGTATTGACCCTTTTTTGCCTTCTGCCTCTGTAGTTGCAAGTGGTGACTAAGATGAACTGCAGAATGTCAGAATTTACTATTCAGGCAAAATAAGTCTTGACAGAAAATCATCTTGTGCTTCTGGACTTCTGGCGTGCTCTCTCCTATTCATTCTGAAATACTGCAGTTGTGTGTATCTCTGGATTTGTGTCTGGTTTTTAGACAAGGATATTAAGAAATTTAAgtggaaggtgtttttttttactggtttgGTAGAGAATCAGGTCTTTGAATCAGCTACAATTTCCAAAGGTAAAGCTCTGTATATTGGCTGACCTTATGTGCTGGAAAGACtaaatgctgtttgtttttatgctGCACTTTTACAAAAGCCTAAGAAGGTATTAATGTGATGTAAAGTGGATCAGGTGGTAGATACGTGCCTTGTAGAAGTgaagaaacaatttcttttacTATTGGAGCAAACACACTAAATGGAGCTAAGAAATGTTGAGACTTCATGTTAGAAAAGAAATTGGTATGTGGAGTTTGAAAGCTTCAGGCTCTGTAAGATATGTTCGCTGTGGTTTGCTGTATGCTGGCCACCTTCTAGGACTTACTAAGAACCTCAGTTCCTCCTTTATACCCAAACATGGTGAGCAATTCGTGAACTAACTTTGGTCTCATAAATCAAGCTGCTGATAGGGAATTTTCAGCTTGTTACAGGGAaaatttttcaagcttttcagTACTGAGTACAAGATTTTTTAGTGGTGTTTATAGATTCACAGATTTAGTCTATTCCTGGCAAAATCAGAGGTGTAAAGCAGAGGGTATATGCTTTAATTGAGACGCTCTTTAAATGTTAAGAGGATAGATGAAGTGGTACTGCTGCAGAACCTGAATCTGCTTTAATTTCTGGGACAAAAAAATAGATGTGTGCACATCATGACTACATGTATGtctattttctgtttgagatggaggaagaaaaattatcttAGGTCTGTCTGGGTGATGTTTTGAATAGGTGAGTGATAACTGGTCAACAGTGGGACTGTGTTAACCTGCTTAACTTGGCGTGTATCCCAGCAGATCTCATGTGTTCGGTGTGCTGAAGAAGCACTAGTTTTGCTAACATGGTTACTAATATAATTGTCTTTCTAACTTATTACGTTAGTCTAGCGTGAATGTAATAGTAGCTTCTTCAAAGAAAACTCAGTCTCTAATTTCTTCATACCTGGTATTTATTAGAGCTGTCTGACTAAGAACTAGCTAAGCACCCTCAGTCCTTAAAAATGTTGTGTCAGCATGTGGTATTCAGTGAGTCACAAGTCTAACTGTATTATGGCTGgtgcagggaggaaaaaaggtaagctttatttaaaataaaaggaaaaggcttGTGTTTGTCCTCAGAATTTGACAATATCTTTATAATCTTCCATGAGAGGGTTTAATAGTTGCAATAACGTAGAAATTCTGGTAGGAAAGCAATGAAATGTGCATTGTGGTTAACTGGCAAAGGGTTTACTGAAGCATTTCTGAGAATAggtgtggtggggttttttttgcctttcagttgATGCTGATGAGATAAAACGACTAGGAAAGAGATTTAAGAAGCTTGATTTGGACAACTCTGGTTCTTTGAGCGTGGAAGAGTTCATGTCTTTACCTGAATTGCAACAGAACCCACTAGTACAGCGAGTAATAGATATCTTTGACACGGATGGAAATGGAGAAGTGGACTTCAAAGGTAAGACACAGTGCTTTGCGACCGGTGGGGGTATTGTGTTGGAATTCCTGGAGCCTTGGAATTCAAATTTTGCTTTAGCTGAGAAAGGAGAAGTGAAGAAAACTTGTTAATCAAAATAAGGTGCTAATTCATAGTGAAACTGAATATTAGTACAACTAGTTTCTCTGGCATGGTAGGgcatttcatttcacttctgAATGAAATGCTTAAAAAGAGCAGATTGTTTAGTAGCAGCTTTCCAGGTCATATACTGATTTAGGACTACTCATTAACTATCTCTTAAAGTACACTAATTCAGACCCTTAATTGTGGTGATATCTGAAGTATATTCTTAGGCTGAAGAGACTATGAAAAAAGTGGGGTAGACTGTGTAAGTGTCGTACCTGGGCAAATGTTGTATTTATCCAAATGTTGTTATGACATCTCTTTTGgagtattttgaaaacaatttctaAATTGTGAAAGCGGTCCAAATTTTTCTGTTGCTACTACCTTTACAGGATTCTTTTTATGATCTTAGATAGATAATTAAAGTGAAAACCAAGTTTACATTTAGTACATTCCTCCAAAATTTTGGacttgttttaaatattcaagATTAAAAAGGCCAGCAGGTTAAAAATCTTTGTTATTAGTTTATGTTAAAACAGGCACTGACCCTTAGAAGTGATGATGTCTGTAGTTTCCGTTCAAGGTAATACTTACTGTCTCTTGTTGCTCATGACTAGAAAAggttaattaatttttcttgagagtttgttttttgtttttttttttaatttggagaaAGTTATTGAATCTTATTTATATTGACAGGCTGAcatgttaaataaaatgttaaaatacaaaagctGCTAACCTTTACAAAAGCCTGTAAATTTCTGTAGGGAGAACTACAGTGTAACTGGAATGTTGAGTTTTTTGAGACTTTTTCTTGGTATCAGTTTCCAAAGCAGTAATTTTTGTATGTAACTGTCCAAAATCCCCTTGTGAAAAATAGGCCGTGATGAAAGATGATGCTGTATTGTATGTGACATTGAGCTGTGATTAATATAACCACCAAGAGCTGTTCCTCTTGGGTGGGAACAGGAAGCTGTCAAAATCAATCTTGCGTAGTAAAATGATGCTGCTGTAGTAAGTGGCAGTGAATTCTGTTGTTGTCATCTGGCCaagttttattcctttaatttctttatttctgtctcagagggaagttcaaaagaaaggtttttaactggaagagggtatatttagattggatataaggaagaaattttttacaatgagggtggtgagacactggaacaggttgcccagagaagctgtggatgccccctccctggcagtgttcaaggccaggctgagcaacctggtctagtggaaggtgtccctgcctgtggcagggtgttggacgagatgatctttgaaggtcccttccaacccaaaccattctgtgattctatgaaaagaaaaattactagTGGGAGGAAACTTGCAGTCTTTTGTTGAAAGACCCAAAATTTAGATTAATCTTGCGTAAACATAACAGTAAAACTCAAGTTACCAGTCAAGCATTTTGTTGATAAATAACATAGGAATTGTTGACTTAATTTCACAAAACTTGTTGAAACTGTAGCAGGCCTTTCAACCTAATGCTACATTGCAATACCTCTCTGTTCTTTCTATACCATAGCTTAGCTTCCAGTTTTGtgctgttgtctttttttacCACCCAAAGCTCTAAGAAGTCTAGTTACAGGATCTCATCCTGACCCGTCACATcccagggttttatttttttggcaacTCGAGTTTGCTCCTGGGATAATGACTTCATTGTTCAAcaatgtaaatttttttaacCCTATTTCTTatagaaataatgttttttttaggAATTTGTTTTAGAGCAGTTTTCCTGTAATTCTTGCTTTAAGTTGAGAAACCTCCTGAGAGGAGCTGTACAGTTAGAATCCCCACTGGAGCAGCTTTAGTAGAGATCTCCATGGAGTTTTATATCAGGTTCAGGTGAAAGTCTAGTaacaaaattacttaaataCTGGTGTGAACAAGTCTGTTTAGTGAGCACAGTATTGGATTAAGTACTTCCCACTAAAGAACATTTACAGTATCAAAGTATGTGGACACTTAAGTGTCACAGGGTaggcaatattttaaagattttaaggTAATTTAGATTCtctttacaattttaaaaaacttctgaATGTTGATTTCCTGGGtttattaaaaaacagactttttttataaatgcttttctttattgtaTTCTTTAGAATTTATAGAAGGAGTCTCCCAGTTCAGTGTCAAAGGAGATAAGGAACAGAAGTTGAGGTGTaagtattttgattttccttAACAAAAATTTATTGATCCTCAGAAGTACCCTTTGGTTAGTTAACATTGAGAAATCAGcaaatacagattcttttaaaaagtgggAAATCATGAAGGCAGATTGTAAAGCTTTTTGCACACGTCGTCACTTGTGGGAAGAATTTGCCAGTACCCTTTTCTGCGGGGAACGTTTGAGGAGGTTgccttctgaatatctccagtTGCttcccatttgaaaaaaaaaaaatcatgtaaggATTCACAAAACAGCGTAGCAATGTGCTTTGCTTTATGGGAgcataaaataatgttaaacTTTTTGCTACTGCAGTAGACCAGCATTAAATTCTTGCTTGAGGACTGCATCTCAGGAATACAACCTGACCCAGGCTTTTGGAGCAGGGAAGGGATAGGTTCAGTCATAGATGTAGCTTTCAATAACTAAGACATAATATAGGCTTAGGAAAGAAATTTGCTTTACTGAAacgtttaaaaataaatttagtctTAATGCTAAATTATTGGCAGTGAAGTAAAACCAGGTGGGATTTTGATTCATCTGTTCCCTGGAAGGCTgtaattttttctccttgcaaaTGAACTGCTACCTGGGTGCTTTACTTAAGGTGGTGAAGATTTTTCCAGTTCAGTGTTTATTATAGAGTTCTTTTACTGCTGGTCCTAAAACAATCCTGATTGACATTTCTAAAGTgagttctttcttttaaattcaatAGTAGCACCATGCATTGCACTGTTCCAGGTGTTTCATGTTTGTCAGAATGAAACGGAAAGGTTAGAAATCTCActtaaaatgcagtatttttctcagtttgtGCAGGATTGTGTCATCACTTATGGTTAATGCAAAGcacatgctttttttgttcctaTTGCTCTTTTCCGACCACATTTGTTCCTgaaagttttacattttttttttttttttttttttttttacttctgcagtTGCTTTTCGCATTTACGATATGGACAAAGATGGTTATATCTCAAATGGAGAGCTCTTCCAGGTGCTGAAGATGATGGTCGGGAACAATCTCAAAGACACTCAGTTACAGCAAATTGTAGATAAAACCATAATTAATGCAGATAAGGATGGTGATGGAAGAATATCCTTTGAAGAATTCTGTGCTGTAAGTAACCTCTAAAGAAAACCTTGCtaatttggaatttaaaaaaaggaggaaaaagagtaaaaagtaTAAAGAGTAAAACTATATAAAAGCAGCGTGTTTGTTCTGATCTGGCAACAGTCACCCTTTGACACAGCTTTATTATCGATGGCATTTTTGTCTCGCGGCTTCCAACAGAGCAACGTGTTTTATGGCCTATGAGCAAGTCACGAATGGGTTCCTTCAGGTTGAATCTAACGTGCCAGAAGAAGATTGCTTCGTTCAGAGCACAGCAACTTTTATGAAGTAATTTCTATGTCACTTTACGACATACTAAACACAAGACCAGtcctaattatttttgtatctaGACTAAAATGCTAGCCTGACATGAAGACGTATATTGGATTCCAGTCTCTGTGCTGGTAGAAATTAGCAGCTTTAAAGATGAGTTGCGAGTGACTGGCTTGTTGCAGGAGGCTGGTTGTCCTTGTTTTCAACAGTTACgtttgattaaaaaagaaacaaggctTTCAGTTCTAAGTGTCTCTAGCTGCTTAGTAGAATACactgagtgaaaaaaatcaaagcatggtgggcaggggtgggggaaatGCTTCAAACCATCCGAATCAGGCTGTAAAACTAGAGTACGTCAGGGCAGAGCTCCCTTTTAAAACCTGTCACTGTCAGGGTGGTGCATGGAGGGGGAGAGGTGTGTTCCACCGAGGTTAACTTTAGGTTAATCTCCCAATCTCTAAACTAGGTGTCTGCTCCAAATCACCCTTTAGAAAGGTTTATCTTTGCAGGGTGTGGAGAGAGCCTGGGGAGATTATCACCATCTGCAGAACAGGGGGATTTTACAAAGGCCACAGGGATTTTAGAGAGGCCAGGG
This region of Nyctibius grandis isolate bNycGra1 chromosome 1, bNycGra1.pri, whole genome shotgun sequence genomic DNA includes:
- the PPP3R1 gene encoding calcineurin subunit B type 1, giving the protein MGNEASYPLEMCSHFDADEIKRLGKRFKKLDLDNSGSLSVEEFMSLPELQQNPLVQRVIDIFDTDGNGEVDFKEFIEGVSQFSVKGDKEQKLRFAFRIYDMDKDGYISNGELFQVLKMMVGNNLKDTQLQQIVDKTIINADKDGDGRISFEEFCAVVGGLDIHKKMVVDV